In a genomic window of Rhododendron vialii isolate Sample 1 chromosome 12a, ASM3025357v1:
- the LOC131309773 gene encoding late embryogenesis abundant protein Dc3-like isoform X1, with the protein MATEDQKFKAGEAKDKASQTAQAAKDRTTESKDQTGSYISNTAGATRDKAGEVVQTTKDWAIAGKDKTTSALGNAADQVKCAAIGATEQVKSAAVGATEAVKNTFGMGAKDTTAGKDNN; encoded by the coding sequence ATGGCAACTGAGGATCAGAAGTTCAAGGCCGGAGAAGCCAAGGACAAGGCCTCCCAGACGGCTCAAGCCGCCAAGGACCGGACCACCGAGTCCAAGGACCAAACCGGCAGTTACATCTCCAACACCGCCGGCGCGACCAGGGACAAGGCAGGGGAGGTGGTCCAGACGACCAAGGACTGGGCCATAGCCGGGAAAGACAAGACCACCAGCGCCCTCGGAAATGCGGCGGATCAGGTCAAGTGCGCGGCGATAGGCGCCACGGAGCAGGTCAAGAGCGCGGCGGTGGGCGCGACGGAGGCCGTGAAGAACACCTTTGGCATGGGTGCCAAAGACACTACCGCCGGAAAGGACAACAATTAA
- the LOC131309773 gene encoding late embryogenesis abundant protein Dc3-like isoform X2: MATEDQKFKAGEAKDKASQTAQAAKDRTTESKDQTGSYISNTAGATRDKAGEVVQTTKDWAIAGKDKTTSALGNAADQVKSAAVGATEAVKNTFGMGAKDTTAGKDNN, from the exons ATGGCAACTGAGGATCAGAAGTTCAAGGCCGGAGAAGCCAAGGACAAGGCCTCCCAGACGGCTCAAGCCGCCAAGGACCGGACCACCGAGTCCAAGGACCAAACCGGCAGTTACATCTCCAACACCGCCGGCGCGACCAGGGACAAGGCAGGGGAGGTGGTCCAGACGACCAAGGACTGGGCCATAGCCGGGAAAGACAAGACCACCAGCGCCCTCGGAAATGCGGCGGATCAG GTCAAGAGCGCGGCGGTGGGCGCGACGGAGGCCGTGAAGAACACCTTTGGCATGGGTGCCAAAGACACTACCGCCGGAAAGGACAACAATTAA